The Thermoanaerobaculia bacterium DNA segment GCGAGATCTCGCTCGCCTCCGCGATCTCCTCGCTCGACTGGGTCTCTTCCCACGAGAAGTACGGACGCAACCGTTGACCGCGAAGACTCGCCCGCAGGGGAACTCTCCGGCCCGATGAGCGGCGAGCGGGTCGGCGACTTTCCGCTGCTGGTCGAGACCCCGCCGCCAGGTCTCGTCGGGAGGTATTTCGGCACACAGAAGCACGTCCTCGGCCTGATCGGTGGCGGCATCACCGCCTGGGTGCGGAGCCGCACCCCGCCGTACCCGCGCGGCTACGGCCTGGCGCGCTTCGCCGCCTTCTGCGCGCGCCCCTTCCTCGACAAGAATCTCCTCGCGCTGCCGTTCCCGGTGCAGCTGCGCAAGCGCCTCGAGATCCTCGGGCCCACCTACATCAAGCTCGGGCAGGTGCTCTCGCTGCGCGAGGACATCCTGCCGGCCCAGATCACCGACGAGCTCAAGAACCTCCTCGACCGCCTGCCGGCGGTGCCGCTCGACCGCCTGAAGGAGATCATCGAGAAGGACCTGAAGCGCCCGGTGATCGCGATGTTCTCCTGGATCGATCCCAATCCGCTCGGCTCGGCCTCGATCGGACAGGTGCACAAGGCGAAGCTCCTCGACGGCCGCGTGGTCATCGTCAAGGTCGTCAAGCCGGGCAATCGCGAGCTCCTGAAGCGCGACACGATCCTGCTCAATCTCCTCGGCCGCTTCCTCCAGACCTTCCTCGAGCGGCTGCAACCGCGCAAGGTCTTCAAGGAGTTCTCCGAGTACACCCTGCGCGAGCTCGATCTCACCCGGGAGGCCGACAACGCCGAGACCTTCGCCGCCAACTTCCGCGACATGCCGGATGTCGTCTTCCCGAAGATCTTCCGCGAGTTCTCCGGCCGCGACGTTCTGTGCATGGAGTTCCTCGACGGCTACAAACCGACCGCGGCGGCGACGCAGGAGCTCGATCAGGAACAGCGCGCCCACCTGCTCGACCTCGGAGCCGCCTCGATCATCCGGATGCTCTACCGGGACGGCTTCTTCCATGCCGACCTCCACCCGGGGAACCTGATGATCCTGCCCGGACCCAAAGTCGGTTTCATCGACCTCGGCATGGTGGGCCGCTTCACCGAGGAGCTCAAGCGGTCGCTCATGTACTACTACTACTGCCTGGTCATGGGCGACTCCGAGAACGCGGCGCGCTATCTCTCGATGGTGGCGCAACCCGGCCGCCGCGGCGACGTCGTCGGCTTCAGGAAGGAGGTCGAGGAGATTTGCCGGCGCTGGGCGAAGACCTCGAACTTCAAGGAGTATCCGCTCGCCCACCTGATCCTGCGCTCGGTGGCGCAGGGGGCGCGCTACGACATGTACTTCCCCGTCGAAACGGTGTTGATGGTCAAGGCTCTGGTGACCTTCGAGGGTGTCGGCCAGATCCTGAACCCCGGTTTCGACGTGAAAGAGGTCTCGCAGAAGCACGTCAACGCGATCTTCCTCGAGCAGTTCTCGCCGTTCCGCCTGGCGAAAGAGGGCATGCGTGGCGCCCCCGAGCTCATCGAGGCGCTCTCGAAGGCCCCCATGCTCATCACCGAGGGCCTGCGCCTGCTCGAGTCGGCCCAGCACAAGCCACACGAGAATCCGTTCGCCGGCCTGAAGACGACCCTGCTCGCCGGCGCCTGCATCATCGCCGCGGCGATCCTCATCTCCTTCGGCCGCCCCTGGTACTACTACGCCCCCCTGCTGACTCTCGGCGGGCTGCTCGCCATCTGGCGCCGGCGCTAGGGCGCCGGCCAAGGTTGACTGACGGTCCCGCACTCAGATGTCCGGAACGCCGACACCGAGCGCGGAGAGGATCCAAAGAGCCGAAAGGGTGCCCATCCATTCCGAGTCTTGCAGCTGGATCCAGGTCCGTCCGGGACATCTCAATCTGTACAGACCGCAGGTCCCCGACCGATCGCTCAACGCCGCCGGCGCCAAGTCTCCAGGAAGGCCACACCAAGGACACCCAGTCCGAAACTCAGGAGCTTGTTCGCGATGAGTGGGGCGATCCAAGAGCCTCCCAATCGGATTGTCCGATCTGGCCACTCCATCGAGACCCTGTTGCCCATCAGCGACTCCTCCATGACGAGACGCGGTTTCATTTGCGATCTCGGGTCATCGGGCGTAAGCTCGAGGCGCAGCGCGGAGCACGCATCATCGCGCCAAAGTGCAGCGAAGCGCCCGCGTTCGAGACGCTTGGCGTAGATGCACAGCCCGGTACCGTCCCAGAGCAGCACTTTCGCCCCCTGCCGCATCCGATTGACGAAGAGGTAGAGAGCGGCCGACAGCGGCTCGTGCTGCAGCTCGCGGCTGACCAGCGACGTCAGGCCATCGAAGCCCTTGCGCAGATCGGCTGGCGCGCCGAGGGCAAAGACCGAAACCTGCCGCGTCGAGCCGATCACGCGAGAACGCGCACCAGGCGCACCACGCTCTCGAAGTCCAGGCCCTCGACGCGCACCGGGCCCACCGTCACCGCCATTGTCGAAGAGGTCGCAGGCGGCGCCGCTGGCGTCGCATCCGGCGCCAACTTGACGCGGCGCAGCCGCCGCTTCGGCGCGGTCCTAAGCCACAGCGCCAAAGTTCGTGTGCGCACGCCCAGCTCCGCGGCGATCCGTGCCACCGGCACCCCCAGCGCACGACGCCCTCGCGCCAGGGCCACGACCTCTTCTCGAAACTCCGCTGAAAATCGCGTCGCCGTCGGATGCTCGCGATTCTCGAACCGCCGAGTCCGCGCGCGCACATCCCCACTCGTCTTGCTCATCGTCAGCCTCCCTTTCTGGAGGCTGAGACTCCGGCTTTCTCGGGCCGCTAGCAACACGGGGTTGGGCAAGGAGTTACCGAATTCCGACCGGCGGTGAGAAGGCTAGGTTAGCCGACGCCTAGTTGGCTCGCGCTCGCAAGCGCGCCGCAAGCCGCAGGAGCATGACCCCGGCGATTCCCAGAATCCCCGCAGGAAATGGTACCTGCAGCAACGTTCCAAGAGTGGAGGTCGAAATGCTTGCGAATTCGCCTGCTCTTTCCACTTTGACCGTCGTACGGAAGAGTGCCCTCGAGGCGACGATCTTTGGACGAACCAACTGTGCCGCAGCACCAAGACTCTTCGGCGAGATGCTCGTTGTGTCGCGAACCGATCTGCGCCCACGACTATCGACCCGCTCGGATCGGTCGCCGCGCTCAATGTCCACCCGCAGGACGCCGTCGGCGACCTCCACGAGGCTGAACGCACCACCGCTCGTGGGGACATTGAAGCCATAGGCGAAGGTGCCATCCACTCGGTACGCCTGTATTCGGCCGTATGGGCAAAGCGCTAGCAGCACGACATCCGAGTCCCGGCTCCAAGCTTCACCGCAGAGCTCCGAGAGCGGCAACTCGCGGGAGTCCACCGTCCCATCTAGATTTGCCTCCCGTGGAAGGAGAGTCAGAGCGAAACCAGCCAAGAGAAGGAGCATCAAAAGTCCGCCGACGATGTAGCAGATGACGACCCCGACAACAGAGGCACCTGGACGTACTCTGCCTTCAAGAGCAGTCATGGGTTGCAGCCACACGAGTCGTCGGGACCTGGTCTCCTCCCATAGGGATCTTCGTCTGAGAAATCAAAGAGATCCTCGAGCCCATCCCAGGCGTCCCCGATCAGCTGACCCGCCCTCCGGACTGCCCCTGAAATAGGATCAAGCACGTTGTAGTCCCAGACTTTCGTCTGCGTCTCGGTAGAGAAGGCCCCGGCTCCCGGCGTTCCAAACTCTCCTCCCCAGTAGGTCTCTCCAGCGCCATCGACCCCAGGACCAGAGCGGGTCACGCCACCCGATGCCCAAGGCGTAGCTAGAGCCAGCCCCCCACCCTCGCCGCCATGGTCGGCGCCAGTTGGAGCGCCAGAAACTCCTACGGAGACGCCGTATCCCCTTCCCGCACCGAACGCCACGCCAGTGCCAGCAAAGGCGAAGACACTGCCCTCGGTATCGAGACCGACTCCAACGAATCCTGTTGCTCCCAATCCCGGACTTCCTCCCCATGCGCGGGTCCCGGACAACTCGCAGTAGAGAGTTGCCAAACCCGTCGGATCCGCACTGTTCAGCGGATTCGAGCCCGAGTACTCGAAGAGGTTCGCCGCACGCGCTCGAAAGGCGAGAGGGTCTTTCGAAAGCCAACGCCCCTCTCGAGCAGAATAGTCGCGTGCGCCGAACCGGACCGTTGAGTGCTGATCGTCAGCGAGCCCACCAGCGAAACCAAACGGCTGCCAGCCGGGACTTGTATCGGCTGCGACAATGCCCCACTCGTCAATATCGACATGTTGAACGACAGATCCAGTCGATGAGTTAACCACAAGCCTGGGACTCCCAAGGTGATCGTGAAGGACGCGATATACCTGTCCGCTTCGAATGATGAGGTCAGGGACATTCACCCGACTTGCGTAGACGAATCGAGAAACGACGCTGCCATCATTGCCAACCTCGGCAGCAGGAGCGAGCTGACCCTGCCAGATCAAGCGGCCAGCTGGCACACCCTGGACGCTCCTGGAGATCCGACGGTTCTTCCCATCGACCACGTAGACGACCTGAGTCCCATCGGGAAGGTCAACCCTCACAAGATTTCCGAAAGCATCGTACTGAAACGTAGTGACCTCAGCGCCATCAGTCTTCGTGAGCACCTCGCCGTTGGCGGTATAAGTGTACGCCGCGCCCGCGTAAGTGAGCATCCGATCCTGATCGTCGTAGGTGCCGGTTTCGGTGCCGCCGGGGGTGGTTTTCGACAGGCGGTTGCCGTTGAGGTCATAGTCGTAGTCGGCCTCGAGGATGCCGTCGATGGTGACGGTGTCGAGGCGGCCGGCGGGGTCGTAGCCGTACTCGTAAGTCTTCGTGACGCCCTGAATCATCTCGACCTTGGTCGTGATCCGACCCAGTCTGTCGCGCGTGTAGGTGGTTGTATAGATCGGAGTGCCCGAGACCGCGGCGCTCATCGTCGCGAGCTCACCGAACGCGGAGTAGGAGTAGTTCGTCATCACTACCCCAAGCGTCGTTCCGGTGAGGGATCCCGACTGCGGGTCGCGTGTCAGCGACATGTCGCCCGCCTGGATCACTAGGCCATCGTCGTCGTAGGCGTAGCTCACTGGATTCTCGCCGTTGACCGAGATCGACGAGATCCGGAGGTCGTTGTCGTAGGTGCGCTCGACCGACCCCTCGACTTCGCCCGACCAGGTCGCGGCGGTTACGAGCGGCCCGTCCATCGTGTACGAGAGCGTATTCCCTTCTGGCGTCTCCATCGAGGCGATATGCCCGGATACCGGATCGTAGGTGACCGTCGCAGCGCCGCGAGGTGAGGTGATCGAGGTCAGTCGCTGTGCGCTGTCGTAGCCGAGGGCGATCGTCTGTCCGTCCGGGCGCGTGATCATCGTCGGATTGCGGTCGAGGTTGTACTCGTACGTCGTTTCCGGCGGCCCCTGGCCGACCCCCGGCGGCGCATACTCCTCGGTCAGGTCGACCGGCGTGTACGAGAAACCATGGGCAGGCCTCCCCGGCGGCGTGAGCGAGGTGAGGTTTCCTTTGGGGTCCCAGGTGAATCCGACTGTTCGCCCGCCAGGAAGCGTCTGGCTCTGGACGCGGTTCGCGGCGTCGTAGGTGAAGGTTACCTCGCGCAGGAGCGGGTCAGTGATCGTGGAGACGCGGCCCAGCGGGTCGTATCCGAACTCGACTCTGCGCTGTTCCGCTCCAGCGCCGCGCACGATCGACTCCAGCCGACCGCGCGAGTCATAGGCGAAACTCGTTGGCAGGAGATTCGCCGCCTGGACTTCCGTCGGGCGCCCCAGATCGTCGATCACGGTCCGGCTCGCGCGCCCGAGCGGGCTCTCCCGCAGCCATTCATGCAGCGCCGCCTCGTAGGTCGCAGTATAGGTCCGCCCGTTGACCACGGTCGTCCGCTGTCGCGTCGCGAGGCTGAACGGATCCGGCGCGGTGACCGTAGCTTCCTCCGTCGTGTGGACCATCGACAGCAGCCCGCCGGGGGTCGAGAAGATCTGCTCGACCGGCCCGCCCGCCTGCGCTCCCCAGATCGGGTCGACTCCGCTCTGGCGCACGCTCACCGAGCCGTCGGAATGCACGGTACGCCGCCTGCCGTCGTTCCCGTCCACGGTGTAGGTCTGGATCGTCTGCCCCAGGTCGGCATGGACGGTATGCCAGCGTTTCCGACCGTTGCGCCAGCGCCAGACCGTGAACCGCAGGGTAGCCTCTCGGCCCGCGACCCTCGATGGTTTCCATTGGCTCAAGATCGCTTTGCCGATTGCTTCGCCTTGGCGTTCGAGAACCAGCGAAGTGCCCGGGCCAAGGGTCGCGCGGGGATCACCAGCACGCCATACCTCCGACGAAATGCGACGCGAGTCAACTCCTTGCGCCAGCGCTCGGCGTGAAGCTCTTTGTCGCCGGAGACCGGTTCGATGGAGCGGACGATGTGATGACCCAACTCATGGTAGAAAACCCTTGCGAGGAACAGCTCGCGCAGGAACCCCATACGCCAAGTCCACTCCGGACGTCCATTGAAAATCGCATCGACATAGAGCTCGATCGAGGCCGTTGCCGTGCTCGTCCCAGCGCGGTACGAACCCAATAGAGATCTTCCTGGCCTAGAGGTGTGTCGCTTTCGTTCGCGCGCGACCAGTTCGGAGGCCTCGACGAGCACGACCCTCTTCAACCCCGCAAGGTACTTGGCGTCTGACACCTGAATGAGACGAACAAGACTTTTCCGAGAGAGGTCGTAAATCCGCCACCCCTTGGCAAACACCACTACTTCAGGCAACGCTATCGCCAATCCTTCTGGAAGTGATCATCGGGCTCGGATCTGGGTGCTCGGCGCGGGTCGCCGATCGCCGGCTCACTCAGCAAGCCACTCTCCGGATTCGAGCGCCTCGCCTTCCAGGCGCATGGCACCGCTGGCACATTGGACTTTGATCTTGGCGCCTGAAAAGAGCGAAAATTCAACCCGGCGCACCGGAACCTCTTCAGGAAGGTCCGGCCAGACTGACTGCTCTACATCTCCAGAGACTATCGTCGCATCCATCACATAGTTGTCGCTTGCCGCCCAGGACCCCGTCACCTCGATCGACTCGCAGCCAGCAAGCGCGAGCGTCCCATTGAAGACCTCGCGAGTGAATCTGGCGTCGCGGAGGTGTCGGAATCTCGAGACTCCTTCGAGCGTGAATTCACAGATGCAGCCGACACTGATCGTCACCAAGCGAATTGTCGCATCGTGAAGTTCAAAGAAGTCTCGTTCCGGGATGGCCATTGGATCTCCAGGCTGCGAATTCTCATCGGCTGCCAAAAAGTAGCGATGTGCCGAAAGCTAAGGTCGCCGGATCGTCTGCGACGCCGAGACCTCCAGTTAGAAAGTCCTCGATTATCGTTGCAGCGATAATTGCTCCTCCCAACGCTGGCAACGCATAGGCCGGCAGCTGCGGAGGAATAGCGTACATGTCAGGATCCTTCACAGCATCCATTTCAACAGGTTCACCTTCAGGGCCGGGACAGGCATCGGGAATGTCATCACCTGGATCGAGAGGGCGGTGCCTTGGGCCTTCGCCGCCAGGGTAGTGATGCCAGTGGTCTCGACCCTGATGTCCGGGTTCCCCAGGCCTCCCGCGATGAAAATCCAAGATGTCGCCGTCCGGGCCCAGGAATCGATCTCCTCCTGGATGCCGATGGGTTGGATCGACGTTCCAGCCGCCTGGCAAACCGGTGGGGTTCGCGGGTAACTTCCAGTAACCCGTCTGATCCTGGAAGTCAATTGGATCCTGGGAGGAGTATCCGTACCCGTTCGTATCTCCGCCGAGAAAGCCCCGCGCATCGCGTGCCCACCAACGAGAAGAGCGGGAATCGAAGTCTCTAGCTCCGAAACGAACCAGCTCAGTGTCAGGATCCCAAAGCCCTCCGGCCCATCCGAAAGGTTGGAAGCCCGGGTTAGTGTCGATGGACTTCAACCCCCAGGCATCGTAGTCGATCCTCTCCCCGATGCTCCCAGCCGAAACCTCAACCACCAGACGTGGGCTACCCAGATGATCGGTGAGGATTCTGTAGCTAGCCCCATCTTTAGTGAAGTAGTCCGGGACATTCTCCTTCGAAGCGTAGATGAATCGGCTGACAGGGTCGCCATTGATGTCCAGACTCGCAATGGGAGAAAGCTGGCCCTGCCAGAGTAGGCCGCTTTCGAGAACGCCGTCGACCTTCTTGCCGATCCGGCGGCTTCTGGCGTCGACGATGTACTGGATGTCGGTCCCAGTTGGGAGAGCCGCGTTGAGAAGATTTCCGAAGGTGTCGTAGCTGAAGCCACTCGTCTCGGTGCCCTCGATCTTCGAGAGCATTTCCCCGTTGGCGGTGTACGTGTAGCTAGCCCCTGCGTAGGTGAGCATCCGGTCCTGGTCGTCGTAGGTGCCGGTTTCGGTGCCGCCGGGGGTGGTTTTCGACAGGCGGTTGCCGTTGAGGTCGTAGTCGTAGTCGGCTTCGATGATG contains these protein-coding regions:
- the tnpB gene encoding IS66 family insertion sequence element accessory protein TnpB; this translates as MIGSTRQVSVFALGAPADLRKGFDGLTSLVSRELQHEPLSAALYLFVNRMRQGAKVLLWDGTGLCIYAKRLERGRFAALWRDDACSALRLELTPDDPRSQMKPRLVMEESLMGNRVSMEWPDRTIRLGGSWIAPLIANKLLSFGLGVLGVAFLETWRRRR
- a CDS encoding RHS repeat protein encodes the protein MSVRQSGVDPIWGAQAGGPVEQIFSTPGGLLSMVHTTEEATVTAPDPFSLATRQRTTVVNGRTYTATYEAALHEWLRESPLGRASRTVIDDLGRPTEVQAANLLPTSFAYDSRGRLESIVRGAGAEQRRVEFGYDPLGRVSTITDPLLREVTFTYDAANRVQSQTLPGGRTVGFTWDPKGNLTSLTPPGRPAHGFSYTPVDLTEEYAPPGVGQGPPETTYEYNLDRNPTMITRPDGQTIALGYDSAQRLTSITSPRGAATVTYDPVSGHIASMETPEGNTLSYTMDGPLVTAATWSGEVEGSVERTYDNDLRISSISVNGENPVSYAYDDDGLVIQAGDMSLTRDPQSGSLTGTTLGVVMTNYSYSAFGELATMSAAVSGTPIYTTTYTRDRLGRITTKVEMIQGVTKTYEYGYDPAGRLDTVTIDGILEADYDYDLNGNRLSKTTPGGTETGTYDDQDRMLTYAGAAYTYTANGEVLTKTDGAEVTTFQYDAFGNLVRVDLPDGTQVVYVVDGKNRRISRSVQGVPAGRLIWQGQLAPAAEVGNDGSVVSRFVYASRVNVPDLIIRSGQVYRVLHDHLGSPRLVVNSSTGSVVQHVDIDEWGIVAADTSPGWQPFGFAGGLADDQHSTVRFGARDYSAREGRWLSKDPLAFRARAANLFEYSGSNPLNSADPTGLATLYCELSGTRAWGGSPGLGATGFVGVGLDTEGSVFAFAGTGVAFGAGRGYGVSVGVSGAPTGADHGGEGGGLALATPWASGGVTRSGPGVDGAGETYWGGEFGTPGAGAFSTETQTKVWDYNVLDPISGAVRRAGQLIGDAWDGLEDLFDFSDEDPYGRRPGPDDSCGCNP
- a CDS encoding transposase, translated to MSKTSGDVRARTRRFENREHPTATRFSAEFREEVVALARGRRALGVPVARIAAELGVRTRTLALWLRTAPKRRLRRVKLAPDATPAAPPATSSTMAVTVGPVRVEGLDFESVVRLVRVLA
- a CDS encoding AarF/ABC1/UbiB kinase family protein, encoding MSGERVGDFPLLVETPPPGLVGRYFGTQKHVLGLIGGGITAWVRSRTPPYPRGYGLARFAAFCARPFLDKNLLALPFPVQLRKRLEILGPTYIKLGQVLSLREDILPAQITDELKNLLDRLPAVPLDRLKEIIEKDLKRPVIAMFSWIDPNPLGSASIGQVHKAKLLDGRVVIVKVVKPGNRELLKRDTILLNLLGRFLQTFLERLQPRKVFKEFSEYTLRELDLTREADNAETFAANFRDMPDVVFPKIFREFSGRDVLCMEFLDGYKPTAAATQELDQEQRAHLLDLGAASIIRMLYRDGFFHADLHPGNLMILPGPKVGFIDLGMVGRFTEELKRSLMYYYYCLVMGDSENAARYLSMVAQPGRRGDVVGFRKEVEEICRRWAKTSNFKEYPLAHLILRSVAQGARYDMYFPVETVLMVKALVTFEGVGQILNPGFDVKEVSQKHVNAIFLEQFSPFRLAKEGMRGAPELIEALSKAPMLITEGLRLLESAQHKPHENPFAGLKTTLLAGACIIAAAILISFGRPWYYYAPLLTLGGLLAIWRRR